In Rhodovulum sulfidophilum DSM 1374, the following are encoded in one genomic region:
- the nikC gene encoding nickel ABC transporter permease subunit NikC, whose protein sequence is MSLALNRRQAGPVWRRLRLGAACLIVALLVLAALVGPALAPFEPDAVDIVHRLQPPGEGHLLGTDHLGRDIFSRLIAGTRTSLGCVAATLVLILIMGLGLGGLSGYAGGRIDQAIMRVADIFMTFPTLILALFMIGMLGTGLVNVIIAIALSHWAWYARIARGIVMSMRHRDFLLAARLAGASRARIFIEHLLPATFSQMIVLATLDVGHMMLHVSGLSFLGLGVQAPTAEWGVMIADARQFVWTAPMLIFWPGLALFLTVMAFNMLGDALRDRLDPGLVGEAAH, encoded by the coding sequence ATGAGCCTGGCGCTGAACCGCCGACAGGCCGGGCCGGTCTGGCGCAGGCTGCGTCTGGGCGCGGCCTGCCTGATCGTCGCGCTGCTGGTGCTGGCCGCGCTGGTCGGCCCGGCGCTCGCGCCGTTCGAGCCCGACGCGGTCGACATCGTCCACAGGCTGCAACCGCCCGGCGAAGGCCACCTTCTGGGGACCGACCATCTCGGGCGGGACATCTTCTCGCGGCTGATCGCGGGCACCCGGACCTCGCTTGGCTGCGTCGCGGCGACGCTGGTGCTGATCCTGATCATGGGGCTCGGGCTGGGCGGACTGTCGGGCTATGCGGGCGGGCGGATCGACCAGGCGATCATGCGCGTCGCCGACATCTTCATGACCTTCCCGACGCTGATCCTGGCGCTTTTCATGATCGGCATGCTGGGCACCGGGCTGGTCAATGTCATCATCGCCATCGCCCTGTCCCACTGGGCCTGGTATGCGCGGATCGCGCGCGGCATCGTCATGTCGATGCGTCACCGCGATTTCCTGCTGGCGGCGCGGCTGGCCGGGGCAAGCCGCGCCCGCATCTTCATCGAGCACCTGCTGCCCGCGACCTTCTCGCAGATGATCGTTCTGGCCACGCTCGATGTCGGGCACATGATGCTGCATGTCTCGGGGCTGTCCTTCCTGGGGCTGGGCGTGCAGGCGCCGACCGCGGAATGGGGGGTGATGATCGCCGATGCCCGCCAATTCGTCTGGACCGCGCCGATGCTGATCTTCTGGCCCGGGCTCGCGCTGTTTCTGACCGTCATGGCCTTCAACATGCTGGGCGACGCGCTGCGCGACCGGCTGGATCCCGGCCTGGTCGGGGAGGCCGCCCATTGA
- a CDS encoding ATP-binding cassette domain-containing protein yields the protein MTRVLTIEGLSVSAAARPLLRDLSLEIAQGRTLALVGASGSGKSTACAAALGVQAGNLEVSGQVCLDGNPVPPDRLRGRVVASILQNPRSGFNPLRTMRDHMRETCRALERPWAEDTARHLLAEVGLEDPDRVLGLYAFEMSGGMLQRVAIALALLGGAPFLFADEPTTDLDLVVQARILDLLERSRDRARLGLLLITHDMGVVARLADEVAVLEAGIVVERGPVGQIFHAPRHPVTRMLVAAHLALYGKELPA from the coding sequence TTGACCCGGGTTCTCACGATCGAGGGGCTGAGCGTTTCCGCCGCCGCCCGGCCGCTGCTGCGCGACCTCAGCCTCGAGATCGCGCAGGGCCGCACGCTTGCGCTGGTCGGCGCCAGCGGATCGGGCAAGTCCACCGCCTGCGCCGCGGCGCTGGGGGTGCAGGCAGGCAATCTCGAGGTCAGCGGACAGGTCTGCCTGGACGGCAATCCGGTGCCGCCCGACCGGCTGCGGGGGCGGGTCGTGGCCTCGATCCTGCAGAACCCGCGCAGCGGCTTCAACCCGCTCCGGACCATGCGCGACCACATGCGCGAGACCTGCCGGGCGCTGGAGCGGCCCTGGGCCGAGGATACCGCGCGGCACCTGCTGGCCGAGGTGGGTCTCGAAGACCCCGACCGGGTGCTCGGCCTTTATGCCTTCGAGATGAGCGGCGGCATGCTGCAGCGCGTGGCCATCGCGCTGGCGCTGCTCGGCGGGGCGCCGTTCCTCTTCGCCGACGAGCCGACGACGGATCTCGATCTGGTGGTACAGGCGCGCATCCTCGATCTGCTGGAACGCAGCCGCGACCGGGCGAGGCTGGGGCTGCTGCTGATCACCCATGACATGGGCGTCGTCGCGCGGCTGGCCGATGAGGTGGCCGTGCTGGAGGCCGGGATCGTGGTCGAGCGCGGCCCGGTCGGACAGATCTTCCACGCTCCGCGCCATCCGGTGACGCGGATGCTGGTCGCGGCGCATCTTGCCCTTTACGGAAAGGAGCTGCCGGCATGA
- the nikE gene encoding nickel import ATP-binding protein NikE, whose amino-acid sequence MSLLAARGLSHSYRSHPLLGPARTHEALSDISLEIAEGETVALLGRSGCGKSTLARLISGLERPTEGEILFRGTPLAAARGAARLKMRRAVQMVFQDSPDATNPRHTVGRIVAEPLRHLTRLDRKGREARVAELLDLVELPPRTAGMRPGQLSGGQLQRVCIARALAPEPRLVILDEAVSNLDLHLQASTLAFLGDIRRQSGIACLFITHDLRLVSRFADRVLVMDRGRIVEEAPSGELATLSHPASRALREAILPPFPGRPAASKAVTLPENPREIPTAPVEADAVPSPIPVP is encoded by the coding sequence ATGAGCCTGCTTGCCGCCCGTGGCCTGTCGCACAGCTATCGCAGCCATCCGCTGCTGGGCCCGGCAAGAACGCATGAGGCGCTGTCGGATATCTCGCTGGAGATCGCCGAAGGCGAGACCGTGGCCCTGCTCGGACGCTCGGGCTGCGGCAAGAGCACCCTCGCGCGGCTGATTTCGGGGCTCGAGCGGCCGACGGAGGGCGAGATCCTGTTCCGGGGTACGCCGCTGGCCGCGGCACGCGGCGCGGCGCGGCTGAAGATGCGGCGCGCGGTGCAGATGGTGTTTCAGGATTCGCCCGATGCCACCAATCCCCGCCATACCGTCGGCCGGATCGTCGCCGAGCCGCTGCGCCATCTGACCCGGCTGGACCGCAAGGGCCGCGAGGCGCGCGTCGCCGAGCTGCTCGATCTGGTCGAGCTGCCGCCCCGGACCGCCGGAATGCGCCCCGGCCAGCTGAGCGGCGGCCAGTTGCAGCGGGTCTGCATCGCCCGCGCCCTTGCCCCCGAACCCCGGCTGGTCATTCTCGACGAGGCGGTGTCGAACCTCGATCTGCACCTGCAGGCCAGCACGCTGGCCTTCCTCGGCGACATCCGCCGCCAAAGCGGCATCGCCTGCCTCTTCATCACCCATGACCTGCGTCTGGTGAGCCGTTTCGCCGACCGCGTGCTGGTGATGGACCGGGGCCGGATCGTCGAGGAAGCCCCCTCCGGAGAGCTCGCGACGCTGTCGCATCCCGCCTCGCGCGCCCTCCGCGAGGCCATTCTGCCGCCATTTCCCGGCCGCCCGGCCGCCAGCAAGGCCGTGACCCTGCCTGAAAACCCGCGCGAAATCCCGACGGCGCCTGTCGAGGCCGACGCTGTCCCCAGCCCGATCCCCGTCCCCTGA
- the eutC gene encoding ethanolamine ammonia-lyase subunit EutC — protein MSDSVSTGFGRLRAMTPARVRLDAAAGPTPLGALLDFQEAHAGARDAIHARPDWDALAAALAPLATIRVQSQAVERSIYLRRPDLGRRLAEPVDLPRAGHPLVVVVGDGLSAPALAHAAPVIAALRPALPELDTTPVILAEGARVALGDDIARRMGAAMCLMLIGERPGLSVSDSLGAYLTANPVPGTRDSARNCVSNIHRMGGLSPEAAAARIAWLIDAARKLGRTGVALKDESGTRPVGTLAP, from the coding sequence ATGAGCGACAGCGTCAGCACGGGGTTCGGACGGCTGCGGGCGATGACGCCCGCCCGGGTGCGGCTGGATGCGGCGGCGGGCCCCACGCCGCTTGGCGCTCTTCTCGATTTCCAGGAGGCGCATGCCGGTGCCCGCGACGCGATCCACGCCCGGCCCGACTGGGACGCGCTTGCGGCGGCGCTGGCCCCGCTTGCCACGATCCGGGTGCAAAGTCAGGCGGTCGAGCGCAGCATCTATCTGCGCCGTCCCGATCTGGGCCGCCGTCTGGCCGAGCCGGTGGATCTGCCCCGGGCGGGCCATCCGCTGGTCGTGGTGGTCGGAGACGGGCTGTCGGCCCCCGCGCTTGCCCATGCGGCGCCGGTGATTGCGGCCCTGCGCCCGGCGCTGCCCGAGCTGGACACCACGCCCGTCATCCTCGCCGAGGGCGCGCGGGTGGCGCTTGGCGACGACATCGCCCGCCGGATGGGGGCCGCGATGTGCCTGATGCTGATCGGAGAGCGCCCGGGGCTCAGCGTCTCCGACAGTCTCGGGGCCTATCTCACCGCCAACCCTGTGCCCGGCACAAGGGACAGCGCCCGGAACTGCGTGTCGAATATCCACCGCATGGGCGGGCTTTCGCCCGAGGCGGCGGCCGCGCGCATCGCCTGGCTGATCGACGCTGCCCGCAAGCTGGGCCGGACCGGCGTCGCGCTGAAGGATGAAAGCGGGACGCGCCCGGTCGGGACACTTGCCCCCTAG
- a CDS encoding ethanolamine ammonia-lyase subunit EutB: protein MPRYSATAGGERFVFGSLARLLAAATPERSGDQLASIAAESATERVAARRALADLPLAEFLTEAVVPYEEDEVTRLILDTHDRAAFAPFAAMTLGDFRAWLLSPAADAARLAEAAPGLTPEMVAAVSKLMRNQDLIRVARKVEVVTGFRNTIGRSGTLSTRLQPNHPADDARGIAVATLDGLLFGAGDAVIGINPASDNLENCAGLLSALDEMVASLAIPTQTCVLTHVTNALRLIEGGAPVDLIFQSVAGTEAANEGFGVSLSVLAEAHEAGRALGRGTVGDNVMYFETGQGAALSAEAHHGVDQQTLEARAYGVARAFRPLLVNTVVGFIGPEYLYDGKQIIRAGLEDHFCGKLLGLPMGVDVCYTNHVEADQDDMDVLMTLLTRAGVTFLITVPGADDVMLGYQSLAFEDIGYLREVTGLRPAPEFEAWLARMGLAQGAAALPDPAALGKRMGILT, encoded by the coding sequence ATGCCCCGATACAGTGCCACAGCCGGGGGCGAGCGGTTCGTCTTCGGGTCTCTGGCCCGGCTTCTGGCCGCGGCCACGCCCGAGCGCTCGGGCGACCAGCTTGCGAGCATCGCGGCCGAAAGCGCGACCGAACGCGTCGCGGCGCGGCGGGCGCTGGCCGATCTGCCGCTGGCCGAGTTCCTCACCGAGGCGGTCGTGCCCTATGAGGAGGACGAGGTCACGCGGCTGATCCTCGATACCCATGACCGCGCCGCCTTCGCGCCCTTCGCGGCGATGACGCTGGGCGATTTCCGCGCCTGGCTCTTGTCGCCTGCGGCCGATGCCGCGCGTCTTGCCGAGGCCGCGCCGGGGCTGACGCCCGAGATGGTTGCCGCGGTGTCGAAGCTGATGCGCAACCAGGACCTGATCCGGGTGGCGCGGAAGGTCGAGGTGGTGACCGGCTTTCGCAACACCATCGGTCGGTCGGGGACGCTTTCGACCCGGTTGCAGCCCAATCACCCGGCCGACGACGCGCGCGGCATCGCGGTCGCGACCCTTGACGGGCTGCTGTTCGGGGCAGGCGACGCGGTGATCGGGATCAACCCGGCCTCTGACAATCTGGAGAATTGCGCGGGCCTTCTGTCGGCGCTGGACGAGATGGTCGCCAGCCTCGCCATCCCGACCCAGACCTGCGTGCTGACCCATGTCACCAACGCGCTCCGCCTGATCGAGGGGGGCGCGCCGGTCGATCTGATCTTCCAGTCGGTGGCCGGGACCGAGGCCGCCAATGAGGGCTTCGGCGTCAGCCTGTCGGTGCTTGCCGAGGCGCATGAGGCGGGCCGCGCGCTGGGGCGCGGCACGGTCGGCGACAATGTGATGTATTTCGAGACCGGGCAGGGTGCGGCGCTGTCGGCCGAGGCCCATCACGGCGTCGATCAGCAGACGCTGGAGGCCCGGGCCTATGGCGTCGCGCGGGCCTTCCGGCCGCTTTTGGTCAACACCGTCGTGGGCTTCATCGGGCCGGAATATCTTTATGACGGCAAGCAGATCATCCGCGCCGGGCTCGAGGACCATTTCTGCGGCAAGCTGCTGGGCCTGCCGATGGGGGTCGATGTCTGCTATACCAACCATGTCGAGGCCGATCAGGACGACATGGACGTGCTGATGACGCTGCTGACCCGGGCGGGGGTGACTTTCCTGATCACCGTGCCCGGGGCGGATGACGTGATGCTGGGTTATCAGAGCCTCGCCTTCGAGGATATCGGCTATCTGCGCGAGGTGACGGGGCTGCGGCCGGCGCCCGAATTCGAGGCCTGGCTGGCGCGGATGGGGCTGGCGCAGGGGGCGGCCGCGCTGCCCGACCCGGCGGCGCTTGGCAAACGGATGGGGATCCTGACATGA
- a CDS encoding choline/ethanolamine kinase family protein — MSMKTLGCASHPMEEAIEAVIRKAPLFRGGAGMVYGPVSGGISNENWRVTATDGSGDWFVKIPGNGTEMFIDRKAAFEASQKAAAAGLGPGVYGDLAAEGVEINDFMADRRPATHSDFADPAKRRAAIAAYRKLHGMPGLAATKTVFDMIDEHAAQAADLGAPRFPDHDWIMLNERLAREALMASGLDLVPCFNDPMPGNFMVGEDGSILLIDYEYASMNDRCYDFGLLFGEMFFTPEQELELIEAYFGEVRPEIVSRVILHKALADVKWALWSMVQLRVSRLAFDFHKYGMWKLMRFRQITGHQDWPKHLRTV; from the coding sequence ATGAGCATGAAGACGCTGGGCTGTGCCTCGCATCCGATGGAAGAGGCGATCGAGGCGGTGATCCGCAAGGCGCCCTTGTTCCGGGGCGGGGCGGGCATGGTCTATGGCCCGGTCTCGGGCGGGATCAGCAACGAGAACTGGCGGGTCACGGCGACCGATGGCAGCGGCGACTGGTTCGTCAAGATCCCCGGCAACGGCACCGAGATGTTCATCGACCGCAAGGCCGCCTTCGAGGCCTCGCAGAAGGCGGCGGCGGCGGGGCTCGGGCCGGGCGTCTATGGCGATCTGGCGGCCGAGGGCGTCGAGATCAACGATTTCATGGCCGACCGCCGCCCCGCGACCCATAGCGATTTCGCCGATCCCGCCAAGCGGCGCGCGGCCATCGCCGCCTATCGCAAGCTGCATGGCATGCCCGGGCTGGCCGCGACCAAGACCGTCTTCGACATGATCGACGAACATGCCGCGCAGGCCGCCGATCTGGGCGCGCCGCGCTTTCCCGACCATGACTGGATCATGCTGAACGAGCGGCTGGCGCGCGAGGCATTGATGGCTTCCGGGCTCGATCTTGTACCCTGTTTCAACGATCCGATGCCGGGCAATTTCATGGTGGGCGAGGACGGTTCGATCCTGCTGATCGACTATGAATATGCCTCGATGAACGATCGATGCTATGATTTCGGCCTGCTCTTCGGCGAGATGTTCTTCACCCCCGAACAGGAGCTGGAGCTGATCGAGGCGTATTTCGGCGAGGTCCGCCCCGAGATCGTGTCGCGCGTCATCCTCCACAAGGCGCTGGCCGATGTGAAATGGGCGCTTTGGTCCATGGTACAGCTGCGGGTGTCGCGGCTGGCCTTCGATTTCCACAAATACGGGATGTGGAAGCTGATGCGGTTCCGCCAGATCACCGGCCATCAGGACTGGCCGAAGCATCTGCGGACGGTCTGA
- a CDS encoding phosphotransferase, which translates to MTGALVTDQMMAAACAAAGLSDADARPGPAPLASPSYLALESASILTAGGVFLKVMHPEMREGFDLDAAMTLARQAGAAGVGPRVLWSDAGQGAIAMEALTEAGGWRRAMQKDLQEAPVLAGAMAALKALHATPALSNRFDPFAQIDALIAEYRRLGAPLPDDIDWLRRLIGAAEPVLRAGATLAPCRNDGSASNLMLGPDGAVLLVDYDRAGMNDPLYDLGALLAETTDFERDMQAGFVAYAGCFDETGFARARLWSFVDDMLHALWSRLKARTSVRGGVEWLKYGEWRLMRLRMALNHPGFEQKIRLAGGAA; encoded by the coding sequence ATGACCGGGGCGCTTGTCACAGACCAGATGATGGCCGCCGCCTGTGCCGCTGCGGGCCTGTCGGATGCAGACGCCCGGCCCGGGCCCGCGCCGCTGGCCTCGCCCAGCTACCTGGCGCTTGAAAGCGCCTCGATCCTGACCGCCGGGGGCGTCTTTCTCAAGGTCATGCATCCCGAGATGCGGGAAGGTTTCGATCTCGACGCTGCCATGACGCTGGCCCGGCAGGCGGGCGCGGCGGGGGTTGGGCCCAGGGTGCTGTGGTCGGACGCCGGGCAGGGCGCCATCGCCATGGAGGCGCTGACCGAGGCCGGGGGCTGGCGGCGCGCGATGCAGAAGGACTTGCAGGAGGCGCCGGTTCTGGCCGGGGCAATGGCCGCGCTGAAGGCGCTGCACGCGACGCCTGCGCTTTCCAACCGCTTCGATCCCTTCGCGCAGATCGACGCCCTGATCGCCGAGTATCGTCGCCTCGGCGCGCCCCTGCCCGACGATATCGACTGGCTGCGCCGTCTGATCGGCGCCGCCGAGCCGGTGCTGAGGGCGGGTGCCACGCTGGCGCCCTGCCGGAATGACGGGTCCGCCTCGAACCTGATGCTGGGGCCGGACGGCGCCGTCCTGCTGGTGGATTACGACCGGGCGGGGATGAACGACCCGCTTTACGACCTGGGCGCGCTGCTGGCCGAAACCACCGATTTCGAACGCGACATGCAGGCGGGCTTCGTCGCCTATGCGGGGTGCTTCGACGAGACCGGCTTTGCCCGTGCCCGGCTCTGGTCCTTCGTCGACGACATGCTGCATGCGCTCTGGTCTAGGCTGAAGGCGCGGACCTCGGTCCGGGGCGGCGTCGAATGGCTGAAATACGGCGAATGGCGGCTGATGCGGCTGCGGATGGCGCTGAACCATCCCGGCTTCGAGCAGAAGATCCGGCTGGCAGGAGGGGCGGCATGA
- a CDS encoding Zn-dependent hydrolase yields MPEMPSLARIDADLLHGLMEKVSEFGSTGDGGVDRPVLTDAHKAARDWFRSELTARGYTVLVDAIGNLFGRIDLAGPDAPLVMIGSHLDSQPRGGRFDGAYGVMAALAAIESFRRDVRKPRCNYVIADWMNEEGARFQPSLLGSSVFAGLVDLDWALARRDRDGKSVGEELVRTGYKGTDPAPRPDLYLEIHIEGDAKMETAGARIAPFLRHWGALKVRIEVTGEQNHTGPTPMEDRKDAVLGAAHIIAEIRRLADIAEDTLYTSVARVDISPNSPNIVPGKAVLFCELRAPEPAMLDWSEASLRAALPELAAKAATHAEIVSIDRRPAGKFDPRLARLTERVADDFGLPRMQLDTIGGHDAVAVNAILPSLVFAVPSVGGVIHRNDEYTSPEDLAAGGDVLTDMVRRIDRAGGDLDFALGANA; encoded by the coding sequence ATGCCTGAAATGCCCAGCCTTGCCCGCATCGACGCCGATCTTCTGCACGGGCTCATGGAGAAGGTGTCGGAATTCGGCTCGACCGGCGATGGCGGTGTCGACCGCCCGGTCCTGACCGATGCCCACAAGGCCGCCCGCGACTGGTTCCGCTCCGAGCTGACCGCCCGCGGCTATACCGTGCTGGTCGACGCGATCGGCAACCTGTTCGGGCGGATCGACCTCGCGGGGCCGGACGCGCCCCTGGTGATGATCGGTTCGCATCTCGACAGCCAGCCCAGGGGCGGGCGGTTCGACGGCGCCTATGGGGTGATGGCGGCACTGGCCGCGATCGAGAGTTTCCGCCGCGATGTCAGGAAGCCGCGCTGCAACTATGTCATCGCCGACTGGATGAACGAGGAGGGCGCGCGGTTCCAGCCCAGCCTTCTGGGCTCGTCGGTTTTTGCCGGGCTTGTCGATCTCGACTGGGCGCTGGCGCGGCGCGACCGCGACGGGAAAAGCGTCGGCGAAGAGCTGGTCCGGACCGGCTACAAGGGCACCGACCCCGCCCCGCGCCCCGATCTGTATCTCGAGATCCATATCGAGGGCGATGCCAAGATGGAGACAGCGGGCGCCCGCATCGCCCCCTTCCTGCGCCATTGGGGCGCGCTGAAGGTGCGGATCGAGGTCACAGGCGAGCAGAACCATACCGGCCCGACGCCGATGGAGGACCGCAAGGATGCGGTTCTGGGCGCGGCCCATATCATCGCCGAGATACGGCGGCTGGCCGATATCGCCGAGGACACGCTTTATACCTCGGTGGCGCGGGTCGACATCTCGCCCAATTCACCCAATATCGTGCCCGGGAAAGCCGTGCTTTTCTGCGAGCTTCGGGCGCCCGAACCGGCGATGCTGGACTGGTCCGAGGCCAGCCTGCGCGCCGCCTTGCCGGAACTGGCCGCGAAGGCCGCGACCCATGCCGAGATCGTCTCGATCGACCGTCGCCCGGCCGGAAAGTTCGATCCGCGCCTCGCCCGGCTGACCGAACGCGTTGCCGACGATTTCGGGCTGCCCCGGATGCAGCTTGACACCATCGGCGGCCATGACGCGGTGGCGGTGAACGCGATCCTGCCCAGCCTCGTCTTCGCGGTGCCCTCGGTCGGCGGCGTGATCCACCGCAATGACGAATATACCAGCCCCGAGGATCTGGCCGCGGGCGGCGACGTGCTGACCGACATGGTCCGCCGGATCGACCGCGCGGGCGGCGATCTGGATTTTGCCCTGGGGGCGAATGCATGA
- a CDS encoding ABC transporter ATP-binding protein: protein MALDMTATPDRLLPDTLLSVRGLNVVAGDRPILTDISFDLAPRSILSVIGATGAGKTVLARALASWLSAPLRVTGGEIRFRGRDLVADPAHARNLAGREIAYVGGNPAGALDPTMTVGAQLVEKLRAVRPDISAEAARQKAIRLLEAVHIPSAARRFHEYPFQYSGGMMQRAMIVDALISDPALLIADNITQPLDVTVAAQILKLMRELNSEFSTAILFICSSLPVACDASDEVMVLHEGRVVERQTPAALVAGPEHSYTRALIAELPTLWQDGQTGAGRDIDRNRRAIMSVRGLAKAYEVRARGQAGVSRVQAVRNVEFDVFPGDNFGVVGESGCGKSSLMRLLTGLERPDAGSVFFEGENVAAASPRRLRELRRRFQLVLQDPYGCLPPQSAIGAILEEPLKIHRIGNAAERRDRARAVMAEVGLDDSLYRSLPTGLSAGQRQRLNVARAMILEPRLLIMDETLSALDQTEQGKLLDLFDKLQAQHGFTYIFISHDLTMVRQVCSRIAVMYLGETVEVAPNERLFFDPGHPYSRALLSAAPTLEERRYRPEDCLLEGEPPSPIDLPPGCAFASRCPQAFDRCRAENPALRARGGHALAACFLNPEPDIALPENALPETATETPHA, encoded by the coding sequence ATGGCCCTGGACATGACCGCAACCCCCGACAGGCTGCTGCCCGATACCCTGCTCAGCGTGCGTGGCCTGAATGTCGTCGCCGGCGACAGGCCGATCCTGACCGACATCTCCTTCGATCTGGCGCCGCGCTCGATCCTGTCGGTGATCGGCGCCACCGGCGCGGGCAAGACCGTGCTGGCCCGTGCGCTTGCCAGCTGGCTGTCGGCGCCGCTCCGGGTGACGGGGGGCGAGATCCGGTTTCGCGGCCGCGACCTCGTGGCCGACCCCGCGCATGCCCGCAATCTTGCCGGGCGCGAGATCGCCTATGTCGGCGGCAACCCGGCGGGCGCGCTCGACCCGACCATGACGGTGGGCGCGCAGCTGGTGGAAAAGCTCCGCGCGGTCCGGCCCGACATCTCTGCCGAGGCGGCGCGGCAAAAGGCGATCCGGCTGCTGGAGGCGGTGCATATCCCCTCGGCCGCGCGCCGCTTTCACGAATATCCGTTCCAGTATTCGGGCGGCATGATGCAGCGGGCGATGATCGTCGATGCGCTGATCTCGGACCCCGCGCTTCTGATCGCCGACAACATCACCCAGCCGCTGGACGTGACCGTGGCCGCCCAGATCCTCAAGCTGATGCGCGAGCTGAATTCCGAATTCTCGACGGCGATCCTGTTCATCTGTTCCTCGCTGCCGGTGGCCTGCGATGCCTCGGACGAGGTGATGGTGCTGCATGAGGGCCGGGTGGTCGAACGCCAGACCCCGGCGGCGCTGGTGGCAGGTCCGGAACACAGCTACACGCGCGCGCTGATCGCCGAGCTGCCCACGCTCTGGCAGGACGGGCAGACCGGCGCGGGTCGCGATATCGACCGGAACCGGCGCGCGATCATGTCGGTCCGGGGGTTGGCCAAGGCCTATGAGGTGCGCGCGCGCGGCCAGGCCGGCGTGTCGCGGGTGCAGGCGGTCCGCAATGTCGAATTCGACGTCTTTCCGGGCGACAATTTCGGTGTCGTCGGCGAATCCGGCTGCGGGAAATCCTCGCTGATGCGGCTTCTGACCGGGCTGGAACGGCCCGATGCGGGCTCGGTCTTCTTCGAGGGCGAGAATGTCGCCGCCGCCAGCCCCAGACGCCTGCGCGAACTGCGCCGCAGGTTCCAGCTGGTGCTGCAGGACCCTTACGGCTGCCTGCCGCCGCAATCCGCGATCGGCGCGATCCTCGAGGAGCCCCTGAAGATCCACCGGATCGGCAATGCGGCCGAGCGGCGCGACCGGGCGCGGGCGGTGATGGCCGAGGTGGGGCTTGACGACAGCCTGTACCGGTCGCTGCCCACCGGGCTTTCGGCCGGCCAGCGCCAGCGGCTGAACGTGGCCCGCGCGATGATCCTGGAACCCCGGCTTCTGATCATGGACGAGACGCTGTCGGCGCTTGACCAGACCGAACAGGGCAAGCTTCTGGATCTGTTCGACAAGCTGCAGGCCCAGCACGGCTTTACCTATATCTTCATCTCGCATGACCTGACCATGGTGCGGCAGGTCTGTTCGCGGATCGCGGTGATGTATCTGGGCGAGACGGTCGAGGTCGCGCCCAATGAGCGGCTGTTCTTCGACCCGGGCCATCCCTATAGCCGCGCGCTGCTTTCGGCCGCGCCGACGCTGGAGGAACGCCGCTACCGGCCCGAGGACTGCCTGCTGGAAGGCGAACCCCCAAGCCCCATCGACCTGCCCCCGGGCTGCGCCTTCGCCAGCCGCTGCCCGCAGGCCTTCGACCGCTGCCGGGCCGAGAACCCGGCCCTGCGCGCGCGCGGCGGTCATGCGCTGGCCGCCTGCTTCCTGAACCCCGAACCCGACATCGCCCTGCCCGAAAATGCCCTGCCCGAGACTGCCACGGAGACCCCCCATGCCTGA
- a CDS encoding ABC transporter permease, translating into MTSTDMPLAMTGPETGRRVSTRIWQTAFASVEFRIGLTVFVLLLLAALLYPELSGIDPTKMNIRAKLTPPVFMGEGWSWAHPLGTDQLGRDMLSRALVGLRYSLLIGVSTTVLMLLAGAMIGLFSGYFGGRTDTVLMRLTDAQLSIPMIILAITILGVSRPTIPSIILVLGLAGWPVYARVMRSTVMSERKKEYVRGAMVLGATDLRIMFTLLLPLVLPPMAFVAVLDIARMMIFESVLGFLGLGVQPPTPTFGNVIADGRKYLMNAWWIATMPGVFLVLTLTSINLMGASLERARNAIYGGA; encoded by the coding sequence ATGACCAGCACCGATATGCCCCTTGCCATGACCGGCCCCGAGACCGGGCGCCGCGTGTCCACCCGGATCTGGCAGACCGCCTTCGCCTCGGTCGAGTTCCGGATCGGGCTGACCGTCTTCGTTCTGCTTCTGCTGGCGGCGCTGCTGTATCCCGAGCTCAGCGGCATCGACCCGACCAAGATGAACATCCGCGCCAAGCTGACCCCGCCCGTCTTCATGGGCGAGGGCTGGAGCTGGGCGCATCCGCTGGGCACCGACCAGCTTGGCCGCGACATGCTTTCGCGCGCACTTGTGGGCTTGCGCTATTCGCTTCTGATCGGGGTCTCGACCACGGTCCTGATGCTGCTGGCGGGGGCGATGATCGGGCTGTTCTCGGGCTATTTCGGCGGCCGCACCGATACCGTCCTGATGCGGCTGACCGATGCCCAGCTGTCGATCCCGATGATCATCCTCGCGATCACCATCTTGGGCGTCTCGCGGCCCACGATCCCCTCGATCATCCTGGTGCTGGGGCTGGCGGGCTGGCCGGTCTATGCGCGGGTGATGCGCTCGACCGTGATGTCCGAGCGCAAGAAGGAATATGTGCGCGGCGCGATGGTGCTGGGGGCCACCGATCTGCGGATCATGTTCACGCTGCTGCTGCCGCTGGTGCTGCCGCCGATGGCCTTCGTAGCGGTCTTGGATATCGCGCGGATGATGATCTTCGAAAGCGTGCTGGGCTTTCTGGGTCTGGGCGTGCAGCCGCCCACCCCCACCTTCGGCAATGTCATCGCCGACGGGCGCAAGTACCTGATGAACGCCTGGTGGATCGCCACCATGCCCGGCGTCTTTCTGGTGCTGACCCTGACCAGCATCAACCTGATGGGTGCCTCTCTCGAACGCGCCCGGAACGCGATCTACGGAGGAGCGTGA